DNA sequence from the Agromyces aureus genome:
GACACGACGTCGACCCCGTTCAGCGTCAGCAGCGAGTGCCAGCGCGCCGCCGCGAGCTCCGGCCGCTCGAGGGCGCCCGAGCCGTTCGCGAGCTCGACGATGCGCGAGAGGTGGGGCAGGCTGCGGGCGGCATGGAGGCCGCCCACCATCTGGAACGCCGCCTGGTGGCCGTTGAGCCACGCCAGGAACGCGACGCCCGTCTTGTAGTAGTAGGTGGGCGCGGCGAAGACCTGCTGCGAGAGCGGCTCGGTCGGGGCGAGGATCGCGCGGTATGCATCGACGTCGCCGCGATCGAGCGCCTGGATCGCGGCCGACGCGTTCGGCGCGAGGCACGAGAACGCCCCGAGCAGCGCATCGGAGTGCCCCTGCTCGTCGCCCTCGATGAGGCCCACGTAGTGGAAGTCGTCGCCCGTGAACATGCGCGCCGACTCGGGCAGGCGTCGCCGCACGGCGATCTCGGCCTCGGCGTCGAGCAGGCTCATCTTCACGCCCTGCACCTTGTCGCGGTTGTACTCGATGACCTGCAGCAGCGTCTCGGCCGCGGCATCCGTGTCGTCGGAGCCGAAGTACCCGGCCAGCGCCGGATCGAAGGCTGTGCCGAGCCAGTGCAGCACGACCGGCGCACCCGCCGCGGCGAGCACCTCTCGGTACACGCGGCGGTAGTCGTCGGCGTTGCGGGCCGCGCGCGCGAGGTGGCGGCTCGCCATCAGCACGACGCCGGCGCCCGCGTCCTCGGTGAGGTGCAGCTGCTGCTTGTAGGCGTCGATCACCTCGTCGAGCGTCAGCTGCTCGTCGTCGACGTGGTCGGTGTTGACGCCCACGACGAGCCTGCCGCCGACGGAGGCCGCCTCGGCCGCACTGCGCGAGATCAACTCGCGCGTGGCCGCCGCGTCGAGCCCCATGTTGCGCTGCGCCGTGTCCATCGCATCGGCCACGCCGAGACCCCATGACCACACGTGGTGCCGGAACGCGAGCGTCGCGTCCCAGTCGATCTCGGCCGGCTGCCCCGGGGTGTTGTCGGCGTGCGCCTTCGGCACGACGTGCGCGGCCGCGTACGCGACCCGGCTCGTGAGCGGATGCCGCGGGCGGGCGAACGTGGGCGCCTCGACGAGGTCGGCGGCGCGCAGTCCGCCGTCGGGGTCGAGCAGGGTGAGCGTGGTCATGGTCAGCGGGCCCCGGCGAACGCGGGAGCCTCAGTCGTCGCGACGTCGGCTGCGACATCCGCGGTGCTCAGGTCCGAGCCGAGCGTGACGACCGGGAGCTCGATGCGGCGACCCTCGCGGCTGGAGGCGAGGCCCTGCTCGGCGAGCAGCACGCCGCGCGCGCCCGCGAGGAAGTCGAACTCGTTCGGGGCGTCTTCGACGACGTGGCGGATGAACTCCTCCCACTGCGTCTTGAATCCGTTCTCGAACTCGCGGTTGCCGGGGCTCTCGATCCAGTCGCCGGCGTAGTCGTGGTCGTCGGCGAGGTCGGGGTTCCACACGGGCTTGGGGGTCGCGTTGCGCGGCTGGATCTTGCAGCCGAACAGGCCGACGACGGCCGAGCCGTGCGTGCCGTCGACCTGGAACTCGACGAGCTCGTCGCGGTTGACGCGCGTGGTCCAGCTGGAGTTGAGCTGGGCGACCACGCCGCCTTCGAGCTCGAAGATCGCGTAGGCGGCGTCGTCGGCCGTGGCCGGGTAGGCCTCGCCGCGCTCGTCGACGCGCTCGGGGATCTCGGTCACGGCCTTCGCGTAGACCGACTCGACGCGGCCGAACAGGTTCTCGAGCACGTAGTTCCAGTGCGGGAACATGTCGACGATGATGCCGCCGCCGTCCTCGGAGCGGTAGTTCCAGCTCGGGCGCTGGGCGGGCTGCCAGTCGCCCTCGAAGACCCAGTAGCCGAACTCGCCGCGCACGCTCAGGATGCGGCCGAAGAAGCCGGAGTCGATGAGGCGCTTGAGCTTCTGCAGGCCCGGGAGGTAGAGCTTGTCGTGCACGACGCCGTTCTTGATGCCGGCCTCGTCGGCGAGGCGCGCGAGCTCGAGCGCCTCCTCGAACGACTCGGCGGTCGGCTTCTCGGTGTAGATCGCCTTGCCGGCCGCGATGGCCTTCTTGATCGCGACTGCACGCGCCTTCGTCACGAGGAAGTCGGCGTAGATCTGCCAGCGGTCGTCGGCCAGTGCCTCATCGAGGTCGGTCGTGTAGTGCTCGATGCCGTGCTTGGCGGCGAGGTCGGCGAGCTTCTTCTCGCTGCGACCCACGAGGATCGGCTCGACCTGCACGCGGGTCTCGCCGTCGGCGAGGAGCACGCCGCCCTGCTCGCGGATCGCGAGGATCGAGCGCACGAGGTGCTGGCGGTAGCCCATGCGGCCCGAGACGCCGTTCATGATGATGCCGATGCTTTGGGGCGCGGCGGCTGAGGCGGGTGCGGAGGCTTCGGTGCCTGCGGGGGCTGCGGTGTCTGCCACGGTGATTCCTGTTCGACGGGGCAGGAGGCGGACGAGCCGCTCCCTGCACTGGGAAAGCGTTTACCCGAGTGTGCCATACGAGGTTCGCATCGCGCAAGGGCCGGTCTGTTCCGGCCGATCGACGGGCCGTTCGTCGCGTATCGGCAGTTGGGACGGTCGACACGCATCCCCGATTCGCAGGACGAATCGGGCGCCGCGCCGACGCCGCGCGGCGCCGCGCCGACGCCGCGCCGACGCCGCGCCGACGCCGCGCGGCGCCGCCCGGCGTGGCGACTCGATCGTCCGGCAACCAGGCGAAACGGCGCGGCGGGGCGGAATGGGTAAGTCGGCGGGCCAGGGCGCGGCGGGGGAGAGTGGGCGCGGAGGCATCCGCACAGGGAGGTGAGGAGCCGGTGAGCCGGCCGGGCGGCTAGGCCCCGAGGCGCGGCGTGCTTTCGCGGATGACGACCTCGGTCGAGACATCCGCTGAGGCGGCACGAGCGGATGCGGCATCCGCTTCGTCGTCGAGCGCCAGGCGCAGCGCCTGCTCGCCGATGCGCTCGAGCGGCATGCGCACGCTCGTGAGGCGTGGCGTCACGTCGCGCACGGTCGGGATGTCGTCGAAGCCGGCGACGGCGAGGTCGCGGCCGGGTTCGAGCCCCGCGTCGCGGATCGCGGACATCGCGCCCATGGCCATGACGTCGTTGAGGGCGAAGACGACCTGGGTGTCGCCGATGCCGGCCTCGAGGAGCCGGCGCATGCCGTCGTAGCCGCCGTCGCGGGTGAACGCGCTGCGCACGAGCCGGTCGTCGGGCAGGAGCCCGCCCGAAGCGGCGAGGCCCTCGGAGAACCCGGCGATGCGGTCGTGCGCGGTGCGCAGCGACTCGGGACCGGTCAGTGCGGCGAAGCGGCGGTAGCCGAGGGACTGCAGCTCGACGGCGAGGTCGCGTGCGCCGGCCCGGTTCGCGAGCGGCAGGGTGCGGAACGGCAGGTCGCTCTCGCTGATGAAGACGGCGCGACCGCCGGTCTGCTCGTAGGCGGTGAGCTCGGCCTCGAGTGCCACGGCGTTCGGGTCGCCGATGATGCGCGACCCCGAGAGGATCATGACGCGGGGGCGCTGTCCGCGCATCGCGCGCACGAGTTCGAGCTCGCGTTCGGCGTCGCGCTTCGTCTCGGCCATGGTGACGATGAGCCGGTCGTCGCCCGCCGCGCCGACGACGCCGGCGGCGATCGACGAGAAGTACGGGTCGGCGATGTCGGCGACGAGGAGGGCCACCGTGGTCGAGGTACCGCGGGCGACGGCCTGCGCGGAGAGGTTCGGCGTGTAGGCGAGCTTCGCGGCCGCGGCGAGGACGCGGTCGCGGTACTCCTCGTTGACCTTGCGGGCGCTTCCGTTCAGCGACCGGGACGCCGTGGCGAGCGAGACGCCTGCCTCGCGGGCGACGTCGTGCAGGGTGGCCGGCGTCGATCGCCGGCTCTGGGGGCCGCCATCAGCCATGGGTCCTCCTGGTCGCAGGTCGGCCGTACCGCGTGGGTTCGTCGCGTCGTCTCGGCCGAGCGCCTCGACTCTATCGCGCGGTTCACTGCGCCGCCGTTTGGCATCGCCATGTGTTGCTGGTAGAAATGTAGCACGCACGAGATAGCGCTTTCCCGCCGATTTCGTGCCGATCGAGGCGCAGAACGGATGCCGCTGAGCAAGCGGTTTCTGCACCGGCGCCGCCCACCCACCAACGACGCGACGGAGCACAGGATGGCGCAGCACGAACGGTACGCACTCATCGGCACGGGCAGCCGCGCCGGCATGTACATCGCCGCGATGTCCGGAACCGCGTTCGGCGCCGAGCATGTCGCCGAGGTCGCCGACCTCGTCGCCTGGTGCGACGTGAACCCGGGCCGGCTCGACGTCTACGAGCGCGAGGTCGTCGCGACGGGACATCCGGCGCCCGTGCGCTATGCCGTCGACGACCTCGAGCGCATGATCATCGACGAGCGCATCGACCGGGTCGTGATCACCACGCCCGACTTCACGCACGCCGAGTACGTCGTGCGGGCCCTGCGTGCGGGTGCCGACGTGGTCGTCGAGAAGCCGCTGACGATCGACGCCGAGAGCGTGCGCCGCATCGGCGAGGCCATCGCCGAGACCGGCCGCGAGGTCATCACGACCTTCAACTACCGCTACAGCCCGCGCAACTCGACGCTGCGGCAGGTCATCGCAGGCGGACGCATCGGCCGGGTCACGAGCGTGCACTTCGAGTGGGCGCTCGACACGGTGCACGGGGCCGACTACTTCCGCCGCTGGCACCGTCAGAAGGCGAACTCCGGCGGCCTGTTCATCCACAAGGCCTCGCACCACTTCGATCTCGTCAACTGGTGGATCGACGCGGCCCCGGTGCGCGTCTTCGCCAGCGGCGGCCTGCGCTTCTACGGCGCCGAGAACGCCGAGGCACGCGGGCTCGGCGAGCGTCCGTCGCGCGGCACCGGCACGAGCGGCGACCCGTTCGCCCTCGACCTCGCCGGCGACGCCCGAATGAAGGAGCTCTACCTCGACCAGGAGCACCACGACGGCTACCTGCGCGACCGCGACGTCTTCGATGCCGGCATCACGATCGAGGACAACCTCGCCGCCCTCGTCGACTACGACTCCGGCGCGACGCTCAGCTACTCGCTGAATGCCCACGCCCCCTGGGAGGGCTACCGCGTGACCGTGAACGGCACCGAAGGCCGGGCCGAGCTCGAGGTCGTCGAGCGCGGCGCCGTGCTCATCGGCGACGACGGCCGCGTGGTCGTCGACCCATCGATGCATCCCGATGCCTCGGCCGTCGACGACGTGCGCCCGCACTCCGAGCGCCTCGTGGTGCAGCGACACTGGGAGGGCGCCGAGGTCGTGCCCATTCCCGAGGGCATCGGGAGCCACGGCGGCGGCGACGCCTTCCTGCTCGACCACCTCTTCCGGCGCGTGACGGATGACGCGCCGCTCGGCCGCGTGGCCGGCTACGCCGACGGCGTGCGCGCCGTGTCGGTGGGCATCGCCGGCAACCTCTCGCTCGAGACCGGCCGGCCGGTGCTCGTCAGCGAGCTCGAGCTCGGGGTCTGAGCGGCGCGCGGGCTCACCGGGGGCCCGCGTCCCCCCGCGCACGCTCGCGGGGGGACGCTCGTGGTTGCCCGGTGCATGGACGCGCGCGTCGTTCGGACGCGAATGGTCGCTTCGCATCGTGCATTCCGACCATTCGCGTCCGAACCGCGGGCGGGAGCGCGGCTCAGGGCAGCGTCAGCACGCCGTCGAGGCGGCGGGGGATGCCGAGCGGGTTCGCCTCGCGCAGTTCGGGCGGCAGCGCGGCATCCGGA
Encoded proteins:
- a CDS encoding dihydrodipicolinate synthase family protein; protein product: MTTLTLLDPDGGLRAADLVEAPTFARPRHPLTSRVAYAAAHVVPKAHADNTPGQPAEIDWDATLAFRHHVWSWGLGVADAMDTAQRNMGLDAAATRELISRSAAEAASVGGRLVVGVNTDHVDDEQLTLDEVIDAYKQQLHLTEDAGAGVVLMASRHLARAARNADDYRRVYREVLAAAGAPVVLHWLGTAFDPALAGYFGSDDTDAAAETLLQVIEYNRDKVQGVKMSLLDAEAEIAVRRRLPESARMFTGDDFHYVGLIEGDEQGHSDALLGAFSCLAPNASAAIQALDRGDVDAYRAILAPTEPLSQQVFAAPTYYYKTGVAFLAWLNGHQAAFQMVGGLHAARSLPHLSRIVELANGSGALERPELAAARWHSLLTLNGVDVVSAAGPTSPAETSTTDAAAGPVADDAESAGAVDAAPVDEEVLA
- a CDS encoding Gfo/Idh/MocA family protein — its product is MAQHERYALIGTGSRAGMYIAAMSGTAFGAEHVAEVADLVAWCDVNPGRLDVYEREVVATGHPAPVRYAVDDLERMIIDERIDRVVITTPDFTHAEYVVRALRAGADVVVEKPLTIDAESVRRIGEAIAETGREVITTFNYRYSPRNSTLRQVIAGGRIGRVTSVHFEWALDTVHGADYFRRWHRQKANSGGLFIHKASHHFDLVNWWIDAAPVRVFASGGLRFYGAENAEARGLGERPSRGTGTSGDPFALDLAGDARMKELYLDQEHHDGYLRDRDVFDAGITIEDNLAALVDYDSGATLSYSLNAHAPWEGYRVTVNGTEGRAELEVVERGAVLIGDDGRVVVDPSMHPDASAVDDVRPHSERLVVQRHWEGAEVVPIPEGIGSHGGGDAFLLDHLFRRVTDDAPLGRVAGYADGVRAVSVGIAGNLSLETGRPVLVSELELGV
- a CDS encoding LacI family DNA-binding transcriptional regulator encodes the protein MADGGPQSRRSTPATLHDVAREAGVSLATASRSLNGSARKVNEEYRDRVLAAAAKLAYTPNLSAQAVARGTSTTVALLVADIADPYFSSIAAGVVGAAGDDRLIVTMAETKRDAERELELVRAMRGQRPRVMILSGSRIIGDPNAVALEAELTAYEQTGGRAVFISESDLPFRTLPLANRAGARDLAVELQSLGYRRFAALTGPESLRTAHDRIAGFSEGLAASGGLLPDDRLVRSAFTRDGGYDGMRRLLEAGIGDTQVVFALNDVMAMGAMSAIRDAGLEPGRDLAVAGFDDIPTVRDVTPRLTSVRMPLERIGEQALRLALDDEADAASARAASADVSTEVVIRESTPRLGA
- a CDS encoding Gfo/Idh/MocA family protein; translation: MNGVSGRMGYRQHLVRSILAIREQGGVLLADGETRVQVEPILVGRSEKKLADLAAKHGIEHYTTDLDEALADDRWQIYADFLVTKARAVAIKKAIAAGKAIYTEKPTAESFEEALELARLADEAGIKNGVVHDKLYLPGLQKLKRLIDSGFFGRILSVRGEFGYWVFEGDWQPAQRPSWNYRSEDGGGIIVDMFPHWNYVLENLFGRVESVYAKAVTEIPERVDERGEAYPATADDAAYAIFELEGGVVAQLNSSWTTRVNRDELVEFQVDGTHGSAVVGLFGCKIQPRNATPKPVWNPDLADDHDYAGDWIESPGNREFENGFKTQWEEFIRHVVEDAPNEFDFLAGARGVLLAEQGLASSREGRRIELPVVTLGSDLSTADVAADVATTEAPAFAGAR